A DNA window from Vigna angularis cultivar LongXiaoDou No.4 chromosome 1, ASM1680809v1, whole genome shotgun sequence contains the following coding sequences:
- the LOC108345822 gene encoding lon protease homolog 2, peroxisomal isoform X1: MAESVELPSRLAILPFKNKVLLPGAIIRIRCTSPTSVKLVEQELWQREEKGLIGILPVRDAAEIKPAGPTVSEGTDSANQNTRVQGGSSDSHKLDTKKQNDVVHWHNRGVAARPLHLSRGVEKPSGRVTYTVVLEGLCRFRVQELSTRGIYHTARITSLEMTKTELEQVEQDPDFILLSRQFKATAMELISVLELKQKTGGRTKVLLDNVPVHKLADIFVASFEISFEEQLSMLDSVDPKVRLSKATELVDRHLQSIRVAEKITQKVEGQLSKSQKEFLLRQQMRAIKEELGDNDDDEDDLAALERKMQSARMPQNIWKHAHRELRRLKKMQPQQPGYNSSRVYLELLADLPWQKASEEIELDLKAALKRLDSDHYGLVKVKQRIIEYLAVRKLKPDARGPVLCFVGPPGVGKTSLASSIAAALGRKFVRISLGGVKDEADIRGHRRTYVGSMPGRLIDGLKRVGVCNPVMLLDEVDKTGSDIRGDPASALLEVLDPEQNKSFNDHYLNVPFDLSKVVFVATANRLQPIPPPLRDRMEVIELPGYTPEEKLHIAMQHLIPRVLDQHGLSSEFLQIPEAMVKLVINRYTREAGVRNLERNIAALARAAAVRVLEQEQVVPLNKGMQGLTTPLVENRLADGTEVEMEVIPIGVNSRDITNTFRIASPLVVDEPMLEKVLGPPRFDGSEAAERVATPGVSVGLVWTAFGGEVQFVEATAMVGKGELHLTGQLGDVIKESAQIALTWVRARATDLRLAAEEGFSLLEGRDVHIHFPAGAVPKDGPSAGVTLVTALVSLFSQQRVRSDTAMTGEMTLRGLVLPVGGVKDKILAAHRYGIKRVIMPERNLKDLVEVPSSVLANLEILLAKRVEDVLEHAFDGGCPWRQHSKL, from the exons ATGGCCGAATCGGTGGAGCTGCCTAGTCGCTTGGCGATTCTCCCTTTCAAGAACAAGGTTCTCTTACCCGGCGCCATCATCAGAATCCGCTGCACTTCCCCTACCAG TGTGAAGTTGGTGGAACAAGAGCTTTGGCAGCGAGAAGAGAAGGGGTTGATTGGCATCCTGCCAGTGCGTGATGCTGCTGAAATTAAGCCAGCAGGTCCTACTGTATCTGAAG GCACTGATTCTGCAAATCAAAACACAAGAGTTCAAGGTGGTTCATCGGATTCTCATAAGCTTGACACAAAAAAGCAGAATGATGTTGTTCATTGGCACAATAG GGGAGTAGCTGCCCGACCCTTACATTTATCAAGGGGAGTGGAGAAACCAAGTGGGAGGGTTACATACACAGTTGTTCTTGAAGGTTTATGCAGATTTAGAGTACAGGAACTGAGCACAAGAGGAATATACCATACTGCAAGGATAACTTCCCTTGAAATGACTAAGACTG AGCTGGAACAAGTGGAGCAAGACCCAGATTTCATATTGTTGTCTCGCCAATTCAAAGCTACTGCTATGGAGCTTATTTCTGTTTTGGAGCTG AAACAAAAAACTGGTGGAAGGACAAAAGTCCTTTTGGATAACGTTCCAGTTCACAAGTTGGCTGATATATTTGTTGCTAGTTTTGAGATAAGTTTTGAAGAACAATTATCTATGCTGGACTCAGTTGACCCCAAAGTGAGGCTTTCAAAAGCAACTGAGTTAGTTGACAGGCATTTACAG TCAATTCGTGTGGCTGAGAAAATTACTCAAAAGGTTGAAGGACAATTGTCAAAATCTCAGAAAGAATTTCTTTTGCGCCAGCAG atGAGGGCCATAAAAGAGGAGCTTggtgataatgatgatgatgaggatgaccTGGCTGCTCTCGAAAGAAAAATGCAAAGTGCAAGAATGCCACAGAATATATGGAAACATGCACACAGAGAGTTAAG GAGGCTTAAAAAAATGCAGCCACAGCAACCTGGGTATAACAGTTCAAGGGTTTACCTAGAGCTTCTTGCTGACCTGCCCTGGCAGAAAGCTAGTGAAGAGATTGAACTGGACTTAAAAGCTGCGCTGAAGCGACTTGATAGTGATCACTATGGTTTAGTGAAGGTTAAGCAAAGGATAATTGAATACCTGGCTGTTCGCAAG CTTAAACCAGATGCAAGGGGTCCTGTGTTGTGCTTTGTTGGGCCACCAGGTGTTGGGAAAACATCTTTGGCATCTTCTATTGCTGCTGCCTTGGGAAGAAAATTTGTGCGCATATCCCTTGGTGGAGTCAAGGATGAGGCTGATATTAGAGGACATAGGAGAACATATGTTGGAAGCATGCCTGGGCGGCTCATAGATGGATTAAAG AGAGTAGGTGTGTGCAATCCTGTCATGTTGCTTGATGAAGTTGACAAGACAGGCTCTGATATTCGTGGAGATCCAGCTTCAGCATTGCTAGAGGTTCTTGATCCAGAACAAAATAAATCATTCAACGATCA CTACTTGAATGTTCCATTTGATCTATCCAAGGTAGTCTTTGTGGCTACGGCAAATAGGTTGCAACCCATTCCTCCACCACTTCGTGATAGGATGGAAGTAATTGAGCTTCCTGGATACACACCTGAGGAAAAGCTCCACATAGCTATGCAGCATTTGATTCCAAGAGTTTTAGACCAACATGGATTGAGTTCTGAGTTTCTTCAGATTCCAGAG GCAATGGTAAAGCTTGTCATTAACAGATATACTAGGGAAGCTGGTGTGAGAAATTTGGAAAGGAATATAGCTGCCTTGGCTCGAGCTGCTGCAGTAAGAGTTTTAGAGCAAGAACAAGTAGTTCCATTAAACAAAGGGATGCAAGGACTTACTACACCACTTGTGGAAAACAGACTGGCTGACGGGACTGAAGTTGAGATGGAAGTGATACCTATTGGTGTCAATAGTCGGGACATCACAAACACATTCAGGATTGCCTCTCCATTGGTTGTGGACGAACCTATGCTTGAGAAAGTGCTTGGG CCCCCAAGATTTGATGGTAGTGAGGCTGCCGAACGTGTGGCTACCCCTGGGGTCTCTGTTGGGCTAGTTTGGACTGCCTTTGGCGGAGAAGTTCAGTTTGTGGAGGCTACAGCAATGGTTGGGAAGGGTGAACTGCATCTTACTGGACAGCTTGGTGATGTAATAAAAGAATCAGCTCAGATTGCTCTAACATGG GTAAGGGCAAGGGCAACTGATCTTAGGCTGGCTGCTGAGGAGGGATTTAGTCTTTTGGAGGGTCGTGATGTACACATACATTTTCCAGCAGGTGCTGTACCTAAAGATGGTCCCTCAGCAGGTGTGACTTTGGTCACGGCATTAGTATCACTTTTCAGTCAGCAAAGGGTGAGATCAGACACGGCTATGACTGGAGAGATGACATTGAGAGGTCTGGTCCTACCCGTTGGTGGTGTCAAGGATAAG ATACTAGCTGCACATCGTTATGGTATTAAGAGAGTTATAATGCCTGAAAGGAACTTGAAGGACTTGGTTGAAGTACCATCGTCAGTGCTAGCCAATTTGGAG ATTTTGCTGGCAAAACGAGTGGAAGATGTGTTGGAGCATGCTTTTGATGGGGGGTGCCCTTGGAGGCAACACTCAAAGTTATAA
- the LOC108345822 gene encoding lon protease homolog 2, peroxisomal isoform X2: MTKTELEQVEQDPDFILLSRQFKATAMELISVLELKQKTGGRTKVLLDNVPVHKLADIFVASFEISFEEQLSMLDSVDPKVRLSKATELVDRHLQSIRVAEKITQKVEGQLSKSQKEFLLRQQMRAIKEELGDNDDDEDDLAALERKMQSARMPQNIWKHAHRELRRLKKMQPQQPGYNSSRVYLELLADLPWQKASEEIELDLKAALKRLDSDHYGLVKVKQRIIEYLAVRKLKPDARGPVLCFVGPPGVGKTSLASSIAAALGRKFVRISLGGVKDEADIRGHRRTYVGSMPGRLIDGLKRVGVCNPVMLLDEVDKTGSDIRGDPASALLEVLDPEQNKSFNDHYLNVPFDLSKVVFVATANRLQPIPPPLRDRMEVIELPGYTPEEKLHIAMQHLIPRVLDQHGLSSEFLQIPEAMVKLVINRYTREAGVRNLERNIAALARAAAVRVLEQEQVVPLNKGMQGLTTPLVENRLADGTEVEMEVIPIGVNSRDITNTFRIASPLVVDEPMLEKVLGPPRFDGSEAAERVATPGVSVGLVWTAFGGEVQFVEATAMVGKGELHLTGQLGDVIKESAQIALTWVRARATDLRLAAEEGFSLLEGRDVHIHFPAGAVPKDGPSAGVTLVTALVSLFSQQRVRSDTAMTGEMTLRGLVLPVGGVKDKILAAHRYGIKRVIMPERNLKDLVEVPSSVLANLEILLAKRVEDVLEHAFDGGCPWRQHSKL, from the exons ATGACTAAGACTG AGCTGGAACAAGTGGAGCAAGACCCAGATTTCATATTGTTGTCTCGCCAATTCAAAGCTACTGCTATGGAGCTTATTTCTGTTTTGGAGCTG AAACAAAAAACTGGTGGAAGGACAAAAGTCCTTTTGGATAACGTTCCAGTTCACAAGTTGGCTGATATATTTGTTGCTAGTTTTGAGATAAGTTTTGAAGAACAATTATCTATGCTGGACTCAGTTGACCCCAAAGTGAGGCTTTCAAAAGCAACTGAGTTAGTTGACAGGCATTTACAG TCAATTCGTGTGGCTGAGAAAATTACTCAAAAGGTTGAAGGACAATTGTCAAAATCTCAGAAAGAATTTCTTTTGCGCCAGCAG atGAGGGCCATAAAAGAGGAGCTTggtgataatgatgatgatgaggatgaccTGGCTGCTCTCGAAAGAAAAATGCAAAGTGCAAGAATGCCACAGAATATATGGAAACATGCACACAGAGAGTTAAG GAGGCTTAAAAAAATGCAGCCACAGCAACCTGGGTATAACAGTTCAAGGGTTTACCTAGAGCTTCTTGCTGACCTGCCCTGGCAGAAAGCTAGTGAAGAGATTGAACTGGACTTAAAAGCTGCGCTGAAGCGACTTGATAGTGATCACTATGGTTTAGTGAAGGTTAAGCAAAGGATAATTGAATACCTGGCTGTTCGCAAG CTTAAACCAGATGCAAGGGGTCCTGTGTTGTGCTTTGTTGGGCCACCAGGTGTTGGGAAAACATCTTTGGCATCTTCTATTGCTGCTGCCTTGGGAAGAAAATTTGTGCGCATATCCCTTGGTGGAGTCAAGGATGAGGCTGATATTAGAGGACATAGGAGAACATATGTTGGAAGCATGCCTGGGCGGCTCATAGATGGATTAAAG AGAGTAGGTGTGTGCAATCCTGTCATGTTGCTTGATGAAGTTGACAAGACAGGCTCTGATATTCGTGGAGATCCAGCTTCAGCATTGCTAGAGGTTCTTGATCCAGAACAAAATAAATCATTCAACGATCA CTACTTGAATGTTCCATTTGATCTATCCAAGGTAGTCTTTGTGGCTACGGCAAATAGGTTGCAACCCATTCCTCCACCACTTCGTGATAGGATGGAAGTAATTGAGCTTCCTGGATACACACCTGAGGAAAAGCTCCACATAGCTATGCAGCATTTGATTCCAAGAGTTTTAGACCAACATGGATTGAGTTCTGAGTTTCTTCAGATTCCAGAG GCAATGGTAAAGCTTGTCATTAACAGATATACTAGGGAAGCTGGTGTGAGAAATTTGGAAAGGAATATAGCTGCCTTGGCTCGAGCTGCTGCAGTAAGAGTTTTAGAGCAAGAACAAGTAGTTCCATTAAACAAAGGGATGCAAGGACTTACTACACCACTTGTGGAAAACAGACTGGCTGACGGGACTGAAGTTGAGATGGAAGTGATACCTATTGGTGTCAATAGTCGGGACATCACAAACACATTCAGGATTGCCTCTCCATTGGTTGTGGACGAACCTATGCTTGAGAAAGTGCTTGGG CCCCCAAGATTTGATGGTAGTGAGGCTGCCGAACGTGTGGCTACCCCTGGGGTCTCTGTTGGGCTAGTTTGGACTGCCTTTGGCGGAGAAGTTCAGTTTGTGGAGGCTACAGCAATGGTTGGGAAGGGTGAACTGCATCTTACTGGACAGCTTGGTGATGTAATAAAAGAATCAGCTCAGATTGCTCTAACATGG GTAAGGGCAAGGGCAACTGATCTTAGGCTGGCTGCTGAGGAGGGATTTAGTCTTTTGGAGGGTCGTGATGTACACATACATTTTCCAGCAGGTGCTGTACCTAAAGATGGTCCCTCAGCAGGTGTGACTTTGGTCACGGCATTAGTATCACTTTTCAGTCAGCAAAGGGTGAGATCAGACACGGCTATGACTGGAGAGATGACATTGAGAGGTCTGGTCCTACCCGTTGGTGGTGTCAAGGATAAG ATACTAGCTGCACATCGTTATGGTATTAAGAGAGTTATAATGCCTGAAAGGAACTTGAAGGACTTGGTTGAAGTACCATCGTCAGTGCTAGCCAATTTGGAG ATTTTGCTGGCAAAACGAGTGGAAGATGTGTTGGAGCATGCTTTTGATGGGGGGTGCCCTTGGAGGCAACACTCAAAGTTATAA
- the LOC108340032 gene encoding putative invertase inhibitor: MKFSSYLLIFFIFLFLFQSSNSSNLISQSCKEASKNDPNLKYDFCVESLEDTSSKLQPPPTNLEGLVCMSTQLTKSNASNMVSIISKLLKDKSYDQYVKACLRDCFDLYSDSLSDLDDAVVAFKQKDFDTAAIKLSASLDNSETCEDQFKEKKGETSPLTKENQVYFQLNMICLAFLQMLRQHY, encoded by the coding sequence ATGAAATTCTCTTCGTACTTACTGATattctttatctttctctttctgtTCCAAAGCTCCAATAGTTCTAATCTTATCTCTCAATCTTGCAAGGAGGCATCGAAGAACGACCCAAATTTGAAGTATGATTTCTGTGTTGAATCCCTTGAAGATACCTCCTCCAAGTTGCAACCACCACCGACCAACCTCGAAGGTCTTGTGTGCATGTCAACTCAACTTACCAAGTCCAACGCAAGCAACATGGTTTCCATCATTTCAAAGCTCCTGAAGGATAAAAGTTATGATCAATACGTAAAGGCTTGCTTACGAGATTGCTTTGATCTTTACTCGGATTCCCTTTCGGACTTAGATGATGCTGTGGTTGCTTTCAAGCAGAAGGATTTTGACACTGCTGCTATAAAGCTGAGTGCTTCCTTGGATAACTCTGAAACATGTGAAGATCAATTCAAGGAAAAGAAGGGTGAAACGTCTCCTTtaacaaaggaaaatcaagtcTACTTCCAACTCAATATGATATGCCTGGCCTTCCTTCAAATGCTTCGCCAACATTATTGA